CGACGTGAACGTTGCTTGCGGCCACCGGCCCTTCCATCTGGCTGGTGACGGCCCGGGTCTTGGACACCTTCTTGGAAGCCAGGCGATCGCGCTCCAGCATGTTCATGAAATCGGTGTTGCCGCCGAAATTGAGCTGGTAAGTCCGATCGACGTGCACCCCGCGTTTCTTGAACAGATCCACGAGGAGCCGGTGAAGAATCGTCGCCCCGACCTGGGATTTGATGTCATCACCGATGATTGGTAGTCCGGCCTCGATGAAACGCCTCTTCCATTCCGGCGATGAAGCGATAAACACCGGCATGCAATTGACGAAAGCGCAGCCCGCCTCCAGGCACCGTTCGGCGTACCAGGCAGCCGCCTGCTCGGAGCCGACCGGCAGATAAGACACCAGGACTTCAGTGCCGGTGTCATTGAGAATCCGGCCGACGTCATCGCACGCCTGCGCATCGACCGGGATGATCTCGCGCGGGTACTTGCCCAACCCGTCCAACAGGTTGCCCTGGTGCACCGTAACGCCGAGTCGCGGAACCTCCGCGAAGCGCCTCGTGTTATTGGGCGGGGCAAAGATCGCCTCGCTCAGGTCACGGCGCACTTTGCGCAGGTCAACGTCGAAAGCCGCGGAAAACTCGACGTCGCGGGGCAGGTAACTGCCGAGGTCGGCGTGCATCAGGCCGGGCACGACATCGTCACTGGTGACGCCACGATAATAATGGATGCCCTGCACCAACGCCGAAGCACAGTTGCCAACGCCTACAATAGCAGTTCGAATCGGTTTGCTCATGCCTTCAAGGAATCCTTCCTTTTCAAAGATGATTAAGGATGATGGTTGTTCAGCGTCCGCGCCCCTGGGCTGCACCCCAAAAGCCGCTCCAAAACGATGACGCGTTGCTCGGCGGTGTGGCTGGCTAAAATGCGCGCCCGGGCCCGCGAAGCCATCGCGGTGCGTTCGCCCTCGGGCAGTTCACGCAGAATCCGGATCACGTCATCCATGGAATCAACGATCAACACCTCACGGCCGGGCTCCAGGAACTGGTCGATACCCTGCCACCGGTCGGAGATGATCGGTGTGCCGCACGCTGCGGCTTCGAACAGCCGGGTACTTGGCGAGTAACCGTTCGACGTCATGGCCTGGCGGGTCAGGTTCAGGGTGAACCGTTGCGCCGCATAGAAATCCCGGTGCTGACCCGGTGAGACGTGTTCGAGGTGAAGGACGTTGGGCGGCCAGATGGTGGTTTCCGGGTACATGGGACCGGCCACCACGAACGCTCGGCCCGGGAGTTTCGTCGCAGTGCCGAAAAGCATCGCGTCCAGCTTGGGTTGGCGGTCAGGGCTATAGGTACCAAGGTAGCCCAGTTCCCAGCGGTTCTTGGCCTGCACCGGGTAATGGACCGCCGGATCCACGGTGCACCAGAACGCGACCGGCCTTTTCACCTTAAACCGCTTAGCCAGTTTATCGAGGACGGCACCGCCGGCAAAGGAGAGGTAATAATCAAACGCCGGGATCAATTCCGGAGCAAGGTACTCGTAGTCCTCGTTTTCCAGTTTCGACAGCGTTACCGGCGTGTCCAGGTCGTAGAAGATTCGGCACCCGTTGCTGCCGGTACGGGCAATCCATCGAGCAACCTCAACTCCCTGGGGCACATAGGACCCCTGGATGAGGCAATCGGCCTGGCGGACGTCGTTTTCAAAACGCGTAAACAGGGTATCGAGATCCTGATACAGCTCGATCCTGCCGTAAGCGCCGTTTAACTCGTCCCGGAACGGCCGGTACCACGGCGTATCTCTCTCCAGGAACAGCACCTCGTGGCCGCGGGCGACCAGCGCTTTGGACAACGCCCGGAACGTCACCGTGTGTCCGTTGCCCCATGCCGAGGTGATTGATAACCCCAGGATGACGACCCTCATGGCCGGCCTCCTCCCTCCGCCACCGCCGCCTCGAATTGAACGGCCCGCTGCGCATAGGTGTGCTGCGTCAACGCGCGTTCCCGGGCCCGTGCACCGATGTTCCGGGCTTGTTCCGGGGTGAGTTTCTCCATCAGGCCGGCCACTTCGTCTCCGTTGCGGGCCACCAGAATCTCCTGTTCCGGGGCAAAGAACTGCTCGATGCCCACCCAATCGTCGGTGATGATGCAAGCACCCGCTCCCGCGGCTTCAAATACCCGGGTAGCCGGCGAGAACCCGTTTTCAGCCATGCTGTTACGACAAATGTTCAAAACGGCCCGTGCGCTGCAGTTGAAAACGTTGTGAAGCGCCGTGGGCAGGTGGCCGAGGTAGCTGACGTTTTTCGGCCGCGGTTTGTCGGCCCAGCCATTACCTGCCAGCAGCAGGTGCAGGCCGGGGCTCACCTCGGCCGCCCGGAAAAAGAAACCTTCCACCCTCTGTTCACGATCGGGTAAACGGTTGCCCAAAAATCCAAGGTCACACTCATATTTTCCGTCCATCTCCACCGGGTGATGCGTTTCGGGATCCAGGCCGTTGTAGATCGGGTGGCAGGATTTCGCCCCCAATTTGAGGTAATCCCTCACCACCGGGTCACCGCCCCCGTAGGTCAGCACAAGGTCAAATGACGGCAGCGTGGCCCGAAGCGGTCCGGGCCGGTCGCTCCGGAGACGGGCAATGGTAACCGGCGCGTCGACGTCCCAATAGATTACCCGGTTGCCGCCGGTGCGGGCCGCCGGGATTCGCCCTTCGAAAAAATCATCCAGAACGCCGATCCCGCTCGTTTTGATCAGCAGATCCGCGGACTGCGCCGCCCGCACCAACCGGTCCGCCTCTTGCTCCGACGGCTCGTAAACCACCACCTCCGCCCAGGGCGGCGGCTCGATGTCCCGGTGTTCCTGGCGCTGGTACGCGTTGGGCTCGTAAAACGTCACTCGATGGCCGCGGCCAGCCAGCGCCTTGACCATGCCGCGGTAATAAGTCGCAGCGCCGTTCCAATACGCGGACACCAGGCTTGAACCGAAAATGGCGATCCTCACGCCACGACTCCTGCGGTTATTGGGCCGGGGGCAGACCGTTTCAACAGGGATCCGTAGAGCTCGAGGTAATGCGTCACCATACGGGAACTGGAAAACTGCTGTGCCCTTTGGATGGCGACCGAGGCAAGCCGCCGGCGCCGGGCTTCATCCCCGGCCAACCCGTTCAGCGCGTCCCGCCAGGCTGCCGGATCGTGTGGCTGGACAAACTCCGCCGCGCCGTCCCAGTTCTCGCGCAAGGACGCGAGGTCACTGAGCACCAGCGCGCAACCGGCCCCGGCAGCCTCCAGGATAGAAAGGCCGAAAGGCTCGTAACGAACGGGCGCCGCATAGATCGAGGCATCCGCGAACAGGGCGCGCGTCCGGCGAAGCGACAATGGTCCCAGTAACCGCAGGTTCCCGACCCGGGTCTCCCCGGCGTCCGCCTCCCGGCCGGCGCCGGCCACAACCAGGGGCCAAAGTAGTTTCGGCGCAACGCTCTCCAGCAGGCTTATTCCTTTGGCGGCGTCCCACAAACGCCCGGCAGACGCAATGACCGGCTTTTTCGGCCCGGGAGTTACACCCGAAGACTCGATGCCATTCGGGATCACCGCACCCCTACCCATCCACTCGTACGCGTCGCGCAAAGCGGCCAGCATGGCCCGGGTCGGTGCGACCACCGCGCCGGCAGCGTCCAACCCGGCCCGTACGCGCCGCCCGTACTCAGCATATTCGTCCCGAGGGGGCCGGCAGCCGTGCACGGCCTGCCACCACGTGAAGACGCACGAGTGCGCTACCACCACCGCCGGAGCCGGCCAGGGCAAGGCCGCGTGCGCGTACCCGTTGAGGTGCACTACGTCCGGCTCTTCCGCCCGGGCAAGCCCCTGGAGGAACCTGCCCGCCTCATCCACGTCGGACCAGGGGTCAGGCATCCACTCAAGCTTGTACCGGGTCTCAACCAGCGTGATGCCCGCAACCTCGGCAACTTCGGCCCGTTGCGCCTCGCCGGCGGGTGCGCCGAAAGTCACCAGGGTCACCTCGCAGCCGCTTGCCGCCAAACCACGGCAAAGACCCAGGGCGTAAGTCCAGACGCCGCCCACGGTATCCGCGGTCATCAATACTTTTCTTGGCGCACTTAACATTGCTGACGGCAGCCGCCGCTGAACGGGTGAGTCGTGCCACTGCACGCTTACCGGGCTGCAAGCGATACGTTTACACGGTCAACCCGCGCCGGGACAACTCCCGAAAAGCTTCCGCCACGTTGTCCTTTGCCGTCTGGCCGTCCAACCAGGGCACCATCTCTTCCAGACCGGAACGCAGGTCGTACCTGGGTTCGAACTTCAGGAGGGTTCGCGCCCTGGTGATGTCCGCGTAACAGTTGCGAATGTCACCCACCCGGTATTTACCCGTGATCTCCGGCTCAAGTTCCGGGTGCCCCAACAGCCTGGCCAGATCCATGGCCAGATCCGAAATCGCGTAAGGTTTGCCGCTGCCGACGTTGAATACCTCGTTATCAACGTTCGGTGATTCCAGCGCCAGGCGGCACGCCAGGGCGATGTCCTTGACGTAAATGAAATCGCGTTGCTGACGGCCATCTTCGTTGATGAGCGGTGGCTGCCCGTTCAGGATACGCGAGGCGAAAATGGCCAACACCCCGGTGTAAGGGTTCGATAAGGCTTGCCGCGGGCCGAAGATGTTGAAGAAACGGAGGGCAACCGTCGGGACCCCGTAGGCGGGCCCTACCGTCAGGCAAATGCGTTCCTGATAATATTTTGTGAGCGCGTAAACCGAAGGGGCGGAGGGGTACTTTGATTCAGGCGTCGGCACGGGCGTCAACTCGCCGCCGTCCGGCCCCAGGACCTCCCAGTGGCGCCCTTCGAGCTGGCGGCGGGACCTTCCGGTGGGTTCCACGGTTTGGCCGTTACGATCGCGGTAGCGCCCTTCCCCATAGATGCTCATGCTGGAAGCAACGACCAGCTTCTCGACGGGACTTTGGGAGAGTGCTTCCAACAAGGCGGCAGTTCCCTGGCAATTCACGTCGGTGTAGTTGCAGATCTGGTACATGCTCTGGCCCACACCTACGGCTGCACCGAAGTGAACCACGTAATCCACCCCGCGAAGCGCCTCTTTCAACCGCTTGGCGTCCCGTACGTCCCCGTGGATCAATTCGACCTCGTCAGCGAGGTAATGCGGCCGCTTACACCGCTCTCCGTGCACTTGCAGAACGAGGGCATCGTAGGCCCTGACCCGGTAACCCTTCGCCAACAATTCATCTGCGAGATGAGATCCAACAAAGCCTGCTCCGCCAGTGATAAGGACTTGACCCGACATGACAAGTAATTGGGAATGGGTAGAAAAGGTGTTTACTGTGGGGCTGTTCGCGAAGGTAAGTAGCTGCGCACGTACAGGGTATCCCTGATATGGCCATAAGGACAAGGCATTACCCGGCGCCAAGGCAGGGAAAAATTGATCTTCAAGCCATGTTGCCCACCTAAAGTTATCCTTTCCGAAAGCAGTCGCATTCTCGTCTTTGACGTGTTAAAAAGCTTCACGGGAGGTGGAGTCAAATCGTATGGGTTGTAGATTGGCGAACAATCCCAAGCAAGTTCAAGGTATGACCAGACAAACTGGCCACCTCAGCATTCTGCTCGTTGAGAATCACGAGGATACCATCACCTACGTACGCCGCTTTCTGGAACATTACGGGCATGAAGTCCGCGTCGGGCGGACCATGCAGGAGGCCATCAGGCAAGTGGAAGAGAAAGAGCCTGACGTGATCCTCAGTGATATCGGGTTGCCCGACGGCGATGGGTGGAATCTCCTGCAGCAGCTCCGGCTTAAGACGAAGGCCTACGCCATCGCGATGAGCGGGTTCGGCGCCCGGGCAGATCTGGATCGCAGCCTGGCGGCCGGCTACCAGGATCACCTCGTCAAGCCGTTTGCCCCCAATAAACTTTTGGACGCGTTACGACGGGCCGAACAGCGGCGGCAGAAGCAGTAAGGATTCGGTCACACGGCGGGCACGACGTCACACCACGATCACAGCGGAGGAGACTAACACGGCGCCACGGCGGAACACGGCGACCACGGCGGGAAGAGGAAGCGTTCGGAGCTCGGGGTTCGGGGTTCGGAGCGGCAGAGAATGCCACAAATGAAGAGGCGCCGGGTCCGATAATCTTTTTTCTGCGTTCTCTGCGTGTTCTGCGGATAATTCTGTCTTTCCGCCGTGGTCGCCGTGTTCGCCGTGTGAACTCTTACGTTGTGCCCGCCCCACCCGCTGCGTCCGCCGTGTGACCGCTAATGGGAAAGCGCGGCGAATTTTTCGTCCACGATCCGCAGCCGCCGGGAGAGGTCGCGCGCGATGTTCAAAATCACAATCGCGTACTGGTCAGGGTAGCCCTGAAAGAGGCGATAGAGGTCAGTGCCCTTGAGGGCAAACAGAACCGTGTCTTCCAGGGCTCGAACCGAGGCGGAACGGGTCACGCATTCTATGATGGACATCTCGCCCAGGAAATTGCCGGGACCCAAAACCGCCAGGACAGTTTGATGGGGTTGCGCCAGGTGCTTGATCACTTCCACCTGTCCGGAGCGGATGATGAACATGCGGTTGCCGGCCTCGCCCTCCCTGACGATAATCTCGCCTGCACGGAAAGCGGCTTCTCCGGCTGACCGCGCGATTTCGGCCAGCGCGACGCGGTTGAGGCCGGCAAAGATCGGGATGGTTTCGAGAAAATCCTGGCGCGCTTCGGTTGTGGTCATAAGGCGTGGAAGCCGTGGCGGCCGTGCCGGGAACCGTCCTGCGGACGATGCGCCCATCATCACCGGCCGGCCACCCGGCTCGTCGCGTTTCCGACGTGATGTTTCGCCGGTTACGGCTCGAGGGTCACCTTTACGGAAGTTACCCCGGACAAGACCATATCGATCCCCTTCTGATAATCGCTGAGCGGCAACCGGTGCGTCACGATTTCGTCCATCGGCAACAAGCCTTGCTCGATCATGCGAATGGCAACGGGATAACAGTTTGGTCCAAGGTGCGACCCGTGGACATTAAGCTCTTTGCTGTCCCCGATGATGGTCCAGTCAACGGTGACCGGTTCCCGCATGACGCTGAATTCAACGAACGTCCCAAGTTTCCGGATCATGAGCAAACCCTGTTCGACCGCCGGCGGAGCTCCCGTGGCCTCGATGTACACATCGCAGCCGTAGCCGCCCGTCAACTCGCGCACCTTGGCCACGGCGTCCTCCTTCTTCGGATTGATTCCGAGGTCAGCACCGGTTCGTTTGGCAACTTCGAGCCGGTCATCGCTCAGATCCAAAGCGATGATGCGTTCCGGCCCCTTCATTTTGGCGGCTGCCACCATCCCAAGCCCAAGCGGGCCGCACCCGGCGATAACGACGGTATCCTGATACCGGATGTCACCCCGTTCCACTGCATGGATTGAACAGGCCAGCGGCTCGATGAAGACCGCGTGATGCAACGGAAGCGATTTCGGCACCTTGTAGTTCAGGGCCCCGGCCGGGAAAAGCATGTACTCGGCCCAGGCCCCAAAAGTCCGCTGCCGAAAACCGTAGATATCGTGCACTTCACACATCCAGTAGGCCCCCATCTTGCAGTACTTGCACTTCCAGCACGGAACGATCTGTTCGCTGACCGCATGGTCGCCGATCGCCAGACCGTAAGCTTCGGCCGCGCCGTCACCGAGCGCCACAACTTCGCCGACGAACTCGTGTCCCGGAGTGACGGGCGCCTGACAGTACCCGACCCGCTTTTTGTCACCCCAGAACATCGCGGCGCCGGTATAACATTTGATGTCGCTCGCACAGATCCCCGTACTCCTGACCTTGACAAGCACTTCTCCGGGACCCGGCTTCGGCACATCCCGTTCTTCCAGGCGATAGTCTTCCGGCGCGTGACAGATCACGGCGCCCATGGATTTCGGCAATTTATCGGTTACAGCGCTCATAATAATAGATTCTCGGTATGGTCCGGTCAGGAGTTGCCTGCGGCGGGCAGAAGGGATCGGCACGGCTTGATTACCTTCAGGTTGGAAAAGGCGGCCTGTGGGTCGCCTCCGGCTCCCAATTCATTTCCGGCCAGGAATTTAACTCCTCGGTTACGATGGTTTTCGAACGTTCAGAAATTCGCTCCTCAAAGAGGCAGCCGGGGGAGACAGGCACCTAAGCAGTGACTCCCCGGGTAGGCAGTCACTAACTTCCGTGTAGGCCCAGGGGTTCCGTGCGTCAAGCCGAATATGGGATTCGAGCTTGCCTCCGGGCTGCACGGGTAAGCGGTGGTCAACCAGCGTTCGCGGAGGTGTGCATGGATCGGCACGAATCCAGGTCCGGCACGCAACGTTTCATGTACCGGCGGCCGGGGTGAATCGTCCTGACCGGGTCAACCTTGTGTTTTCGATGAACGGCGCCCGCCGCGGATACGCTTTTGGTTGAAAGCTCGCGCGGTGAAGAGCAACCTTGCCCTGACTGGGCGTCCTGGTAATGGAAGGGACCTTATCCCTGATTGATGGCGCCGGCGCATGGACATCCACGGTCCACACCCGATCAGGCGTGAGCAGCTGAGGGAAGAATGAACCAGAACGATACCCACCTCAAAATCGGGGGCGGCAAGCGGGGCCGCAAACCGACGGCCCACAAAGCCGCTCGGACTATTCTGCTGGACGAACAGGACGCCTTGGCGCGGGTCACCTGGCTCTATCATCACCGTAAACTGACTCAGGCTCAGATCGCCCAGGAACTGGGGTTGTCGCGGCCCACCATCGGCCGGCTGCTGCGCCAGGCGGCCGCCACCGGCCTGGTGACCGTGTCATTGCGCCTGGACGTGTTGCGCCGGCTGCAAACCTCGGCCCAATTGGCGCAGCGTTTCGGTCTGCGCGAGGTCTTCGTGGTGCCCACCTCCGGCCTGGATGCCCCGGCTGATGTCACCCGTGCAGTGGCCAAGACCGGCGCGCTGTATTTGGAAGCCGTTTTGCAACCCCGCCAGATCCTGGCCGTTTCCTGGGGCCAAACCATGTTCGAGGTTGCCCGTGCCTTGAGTGATACGCCGGTCGAAGGCCTCGTGGTGGCCCAGTCCATGGGCGGGCTCAACAGCGGCGGCACTTTCAACCCGTCGCGAGTGGTGTCGCTCGTCGGCGAGAAACTGCACGCCCGCGTGTACCATCTCTATGTGCCGGCGATCGTCGCCAGCCCGGAACTGCGCGACGTTCTCCTTGCGGACCCCGGGATCGGCGCCGCGCTCGACGTTGCCCGTCAGGCATCCTGTTTCATGGCAGGAATCGGCAAAGTCGAACCGGGCGCCACGGTCCTGCAGACCGGGTTTCTGGATCTGGCCAGCATCGACCGGCTCCGGGCCCGGGGCGCCGTCGGCGATATTTCTTCGCGTTACTTCGATCTGCTGGGACGCCCGGTGCCCGGCGACGTCGAGGAACGCACCGTGGGGCTGTCATGGCAGGACCTGCGCCGCTTGCCGAACGTGGCCGCCGTGGCCTGCGGCCTGGATAAAACGCAAGCCATCGTCGGCGCCTTGCGAAGCGG
The sequence above is drawn from the Verrucomicrobiota bacterium genome and encodes:
- a CDS encoding inositol-3-phosphate synthase, yielding MSKPIRTAIVGVGNCASALVQGIHYYRGVTSDDVVPGLMHADLGSYLPRDVEFSAAFDVDLRKVRRDLSEAIFAPPNNTRRFAEVPRLGVTVHQGNLLDGLGKYPREIIPVDAQACDDVGRILNDTGTEVLVSYLPVGSEQAAAWYAERCLEAGCAFVNCMPVFIASSPEWKRRFIEAGLPIIGDDIKSQVGATILHRLLVDLFKKRGVHVDRTYQLNFGGNTDFMNMLERDRLASKKVSKTRAVTSQMEGPVAASNVHVGPSDYVEWLEDRKFCHIRMEGSGFGGSPIMCELKLEVWDSPNSAGVVVDAIRCAKLALDRGWSGPQIGPSSYFMKSPPVQYSDEEARHLVEAFIAGEQWAGHTPAEPSGDGVNLMRV
- a CDS encoding glycosyltransferase, with translation MRVVILGLSITSAWGNGHTVTFRALSKALVARGHEVLFLERDTPWYRPFRDELNGAYGRIELYQDLDTLFTRFENDVRQADCLIQGSYVPQGVEVARWIARTGSNGCRIFYDLDTPVTLSKLENEDYEYLAPELIPAFDYYLSFAGGAVLDKLAKRFKVKRPVAFWCTVDPAVHYPVQAKNRWELGYLGTYSPDRQPKLDAMLFGTATKLPGRAFVVAGPMYPETTIWPPNVLHLEHVSPGQHRDFYAAQRFTLNLTRQAMTSNGYSPSTRLFEAAACGTPIISDRWQGIDQFLEPGREVLIVDSMDDVIRILRELPEGERTAMASRARARILASHTAEQRVIVLERLLGCSPGARTLNNHHP
- a CDS encoding glycosyltransferase, with amino-acid sequence MVKALAGRGHRVTFYEPNAYQRQEHRDIEPPPWAEVVVYEPSEQEADRLVRAAQSADLLIKTSGIGVLDDFFEGRIPAARTGGNRVIYWDVDAPVTIARLRSDRPGPLRATLPSFDLVLTYGGGDPVVRDYLKLGAKSCHPIYNGLDPETHHPVEMDGKYECDLGFLGNRLPDREQRVEGFFFRAAEVSPGLHLLLAGNGWADKPRPKNVSYLGHLPTALHNVFNCSARAVLNICRNSMAENGFSPATRVFEAAGAGACIITDDWVGIEQFFAPEQEILVARNGDEVAGLMEKLTPEQARNIGARARERALTQHTYAQRAVQFEAAVAEGGGRP
- a CDS encoding glycosyltransferase family 4 protein; this encodes MLSAPRKVLMTADTVGGVWTYALGLCRGLAASGCEVTLVTFGAPAGEAQRAEVAEVAGITLVETRYKLEWMPDPWSDVDEAGRFLQGLARAEEPDVVHLNGYAHAALPWPAPAVVVAHSCVFTWWQAVHGCRPPRDEYAEYGRRVRAGLDAAGAVVAPTRAMLAALRDAYEWMGRGAVIPNGIESSGVTPGPKKPVIASAGRLWDAAKGISLLESVAPKLLWPLVVAGAGREADAGETRVGNLRLLGPLSLRRTRALFADASIYAAPVRYEPFGLSILEAAGAGCALVLSDLASLRENWDGAAEFVQPHDPAAWRDALNGLAGDEARRRRLASVAIQRAQQFSSSRMVTHYLELYGSLLKRSAPGPITAGVVA
- a CDS encoding NAD-dependent epimerase/dehydratase family protein; the encoded protein is MSGQVLITGGAGFVGSHLADELLAKGYRVRAYDALVLQVHGERCKRPHYLADEVELIHGDVRDAKRLKEALRGVDYVVHFGAAVGVGQSMYQICNYTDVNCQGTAALLEALSQSPVEKLVVASSMSIYGEGRYRDRNGQTVEPTGRSRRQLEGRHWEVLGPDGGELTPVPTPESKYPSAPSVYALTKYYQERICLTVGPAYGVPTVALRFFNIFGPRQALSNPYTGVLAIFASRILNGQPPLINEDGRQQRDFIYVKDIALACRLALESPNVDNEVFNVGSGKPYAISDLAMDLARLLGHPELEPEITGKYRVGDIRNCYADITRARTLLKFEPRYDLRSGLEEMVPWLDGQTAKDNVAEAFRELSRRGLTV
- a CDS encoding response regulator, producing the protein MTRQTGHLSILLVENHEDTITYVRRFLEHYGHEVRVGRTMQEAIRQVEEKEPDVILSDIGLPDGDGWNLLQQLRLKTKAYAIAMSGFGARADLDRSLAAGYQDHLVKPFAPNKLLDALRRAEQRRQKQ
- a CDS encoding cyclic nucleotide-binding domain-containing protein; translated protein: MTTTEARQDFLETIPIFAGLNRVALAEIARSAGEAAFRAGEIIVREGEAGNRMFIIRSGQVEVIKHLAQPHQTVLAVLGPGNFLGEMSIIECVTRSASVRALEDTVLFALKGTDLYRLFQGYPDQYAIVILNIARDLSRRLRIVDEKFAALSH
- a CDS encoding alcohol dehydrogenase catalytic domain-containing protein, with product MSAVTDKLPKSMGAVICHAPEDYRLEERDVPKPGPGEVLVKVRSTGICASDIKCYTGAAMFWGDKKRVGYCQAPVTPGHEFVGEVVALGDGAAEAYGLAIGDHAVSEQIVPCWKCKYCKMGAYWMCEVHDIYGFRQRTFGAWAEYMLFPAGALNYKVPKSLPLHHAVFIEPLACSIHAVERGDIRYQDTVVIAGCGPLGLGMVAAAKMKGPERIIALDLSDDRLEVAKRTGADLGINPKKEDAVAKVRELTGGYGCDVYIEATGAPPAVEQGLLMIRKLGTFVEFSVMREPVTVDWTIIGDSKELNVHGSHLGPNCYPVAIRMIEQGLLPMDEIVTHRLPLSDYQKGIDMVLSGVTSVKVTLEP
- a CDS encoding sugar-binding transcriptional regulator produces the protein MNQNDTHLKIGGGKRGRKPTAHKAARTILLDEQDALARVTWLYHHRKLTQAQIAQELGLSRPTIGRLLRQAAATGLVTVSLRLDVLRRLQTSAQLAQRFGLREVFVVPTSGLDAPADVTRAVAKTGALYLEAVLQPRQILAVSWGQTMFEVARALSDTPVEGLVVAQSMGGLNSGGTFNPSRVVSLVGEKLHARVYHLYVPAIVASPELRDVLLADPGIGAALDVARQASCFMAGIGKVEPGATVLQTGFLDLASIDRLRARGAVGDISSRYFDLLGRPVPGDVEERTVGLSWQDLRRLPNVAAVACGLDKTQAIVGALRSGLLHVLIIDDRTALNVLDYCEREKAGSNPDAISPASPGN